Proteins encoded within one genomic window of Streptomyces profundus:
- a CDS encoding ABC transporter substrate-binding protein, with product MRSQSRSRRTRRSITIATGLVLSLSLISACSDANSNNNSGNNNGGGGTGVLTVGMPNGPQANNSNPLLETSAGASLGYRAMLYEPLVMTNGIAPEEEGKPWLAEEWSWNEEFTELVLTVREGPTWSDGEAFDAEDVAFTFQLLKDHAGLNAGAIPFEEIIQDGNQVTLTFSSSQFVNQVKIYQTYIVPEHIWSQVDNPETFENQEPVGTGPYELKTFTPQTVTLTRRDSYWQDLPEVEELRYTGYNDNNAATTALANGDLEWSYVFIPNYEDVYLSHDPENFNLWFPTGLGIHGLWINNEREPFNDVTLRQAMNMVIDRQAIHEQGHAGAFPVVESPTGLPLPAGESYLAPEYAGAVHERDVEGARALLEDAGYTFDGDTLRTPDGEAVTMTLVDPAGWSDYLTSLSVISDNLAEIGIEAAVETATVDGWRNSVDAGGFDATLHWTNGGATPYDTYQHVMDGALYKPIGEASAGGNFGRFQNEAATEALLEYANAADEEARVEAMNELQRIFVEEVPMIPTVASPVGAEFSTQNWVGWPTEENPYAPPQPTQRNALEVVLNLEPANG from the coding sequence GTGAGAAGCCAATCACGATCCCGCAGGACCCGCAGAAGCATCACCATAGCCACGGGGCTGGTGCTGTCGCTCTCCCTGATCTCCGCGTGTTCCGACGCGAACAGCAACAACAACTCGGGGAACAACAACGGCGGTGGCGGCACCGGTGTCCTCACCGTCGGGATGCCGAACGGCCCGCAGGCCAACAACAGCAACCCGCTGCTGGAGACCTCGGCCGGCGCCTCGCTCGGCTACCGCGCCATGCTCTACGAACCGCTGGTGATGACCAACGGCATCGCCCCCGAGGAGGAGGGCAAGCCCTGGCTCGCCGAGGAGTGGTCCTGGAACGAGGAGTTCACCGAGCTGGTCCTCACCGTCCGCGAGGGGCCGACCTGGTCCGACGGCGAGGCGTTCGACGCCGAGGACGTGGCCTTCACCTTCCAGCTGCTGAAGGACCACGCCGGTCTGAACGCCGGTGCCATCCCGTTTGAGGAGATCATCCAGGACGGCAACCAGGTCACCCTGACCTTCTCGTCCTCGCAGTTTGTCAACCAGGTCAAGATCTACCAGACCTACATCGTTCCCGAGCACATCTGGTCACAGGTCGACAACCCGGAGACCTTCGAGAACCAGGAGCCCGTGGGCACCGGCCCCTACGAGCTGAAGACGTTCACCCCGCAGACCGTCACCCTGACCCGGCGCGACAGCTACTGGCAGGACCTCCCCGAGGTCGAGGAGCTGCGCTACACCGGCTACAACGACAACAACGCGGCCACCACCGCCCTGGCCAACGGCGATCTGGAGTGGTCCTACGTCTTTATCCCGAACTACGAGGACGTCTACCTCTCCCACGACCCGGAGAACTTCAACCTCTGGTTCCCCACCGGCCTGGGCATCCACGGTCTGTGGATCAACAACGAGCGTGAGCCCTTCAACGACGTCACGCTGCGTCAGGCCATGAACATGGTCATCGACCGGCAGGCCATCCACGAGCAGGGCCACGCCGGCGCGTTCCCCGTGGTCGAGAGCCCCACCGGCCTGCCGCTGCCCGCCGGCGAGTCCTACCTGGCGCCGGAGTACGCGGGGGCCGTCCACGAGCGCGACGTCGAGGGCGCTCGGGCCCTGCTGGAGGACGCCGGCTACACCTTCGACGGCGACACCCTGAGGACCCCGGACGGCGAGGCCGTCACCATGACCCTGGTGGACCCGGCCGGTTGGTCCGACTACCTGACCTCGCTGTCGGTGATCTCCGACAACCTCGCCGAGATCGGCATCGAGGCGGCCGTCGAGACGGCGACCGTCGACGGCTGGCGCAACTCGGTGGACGCCGGTGGCTTCGACGCCACCCTGCACTGGACCAACGGTGGCGCCACCCCCTACGACACCTACCAGCACGTGATGGACGGCGCCCTCTACAAGCCGATCGGCGAGGCCTCCGCGGGCGGCAACTTCGGCCGCTTCCAGAACGAGGCCGCGACCGAGGCGCTGCTGGAGTACGCCAACGCCGCCGACGAGGAGGCCCGCGTCGAGGCGATGAACGAGTTGCAGCGCATCTTCGTCGAGGAGGTGCCGATGATCCCGACCGTCGCCTCCCCCGTCGGCGCCGAGTTCAGCACCCAGAACTGGGTCGGCTGGCCCACGGAGGAGAACCCGTACGCTCCGCCGCAGCCCACCCAGCGCAACGCCCTCGAAGTCGTGCTCAACCTCGAACCGGCCAACGGCTGA
- a CDS encoding ABC transporter ATP-binding protein, translating into MPKTPDPPRQATSAPPVGEVVLEARSISKHFRVRRTLRSFADRNRPVVHAVDDVSIKLRRGSVTAVVGESGSGKSTIARLLAQLYPTTSGELLLKGERTSVSKGRAFRAYCRQVQMIFQDPFGSLNPTHTVRYHLTRALRIHGRAGKTSQDLEQALKALLERVHLSPPERYVDSFPHQLSGGQRQRVAIARAMAADPSVLLADEPVSMLDVSIRLGILNLLRDLKERLNLAILYITHDIASARYFADETLVMYAGRIVEGGDSETVTQRPAHPYTQLLTSSAPDPDRIAAVRPATVDPSGGEVVEEEEESETAGEPPSLISPPSGCRFHPRCPKAMARCTTQTPPRFDLSDGQWAACWLYAPSSDERPAPQEASA; encoded by the coding sequence ATGCCCAAGACCCCCGATCCACCCCGTCAAGCGACCAGTGCGCCACCCGTCGGGGAGGTCGTCCTCGAAGCCCGGTCCATCAGCAAGCACTTCCGGGTCCGCCGCACACTGCGTAGCTTCGCCGACCGCAACAGACCGGTCGTGCACGCGGTGGACGACGTCTCCATCAAGCTCCGCCGCGGCTCCGTCACCGCCGTGGTGGGTGAGTCCGGCTCGGGCAAGTCCACCATCGCCCGGCTGCTGGCCCAGCTGTACCCGACCACGTCGGGCGAACTGCTGCTCAAGGGCGAGCGCACCTCCGTCAGCAAGGGCCGGGCCTTCCGTGCCTACTGCCGTCAGGTCCAGATGATCTTCCAGGACCCCTTCGGCTCCCTCAATCCGACGCACACCGTGCGTTACCACCTGACCCGGGCGCTGCGCATCCACGGCCGGGCGGGGAAGACGTCCCAGGATCTGGAGCAGGCCCTAAAGGCGCTGCTGGAGCGGGTGCACCTCAGCCCGCCCGAGCGCTATGTCGACTCCTTCCCCCACCAGCTCTCCGGCGGCCAGCGCCAGCGCGTGGCGATCGCCCGCGCCATGGCCGCCGACCCCTCCGTGCTGCTCGCGGACGAGCCCGTCTCCATGCTCGACGTGTCCATCCGGCTCGGCATCCTGAACCTGCTGCGTGACCTCAAGGAGCGCCTGAACCTGGCGATCCTCTACATCACCCACGACATCGCCTCGGCGCGCTACTTCGCCGACGAGACGCTGGTGATGTACGCCGGGCGGATCGTGGAGGGCGGCGACAGCGAGACCGTCACCCAGCGGCCGGCCCACCCCTACACCCAGCTCCTCACCTCCTCCGCGCCCGACCCCGACCGGATCGCGGCGGTGCGGCCCGCCACGGTCGACCCGTCGGGCGGCGAGGTCGTCGAGGAGGAAGAGGAGAGCGAGACCGCCGGCGAGCCGCCGAGCCTGATCTCGCCGCCCAGCGGCTGCCGTTTCCACCCCCGCTGCCCCAAGGCGATGGCCAGGTGCACCACCCAGACGCCGCCGCGCTTCGACCTGTCGGACGGCCAGTGGGCCGCCTGCTGGCTCTACGCCCCGTCGTCGGACGAACGTCCCGCGCCCCAGGAGGCGTCGGCGTGA
- a CDS encoding ABC transporter permease → MRYLIQRLGFYLFTAWAAITINFFIPRLMPGDPVQSLITRYQGQLDSKAIDSLRTLFGLDNEASVWQQYIDYWGNLFNGDLGTSFTYFPSGVSDIIGQSIWWTLCLMGLTTVISFVLGTAIGIYAGWRRGSWLDNMLPVTTFLSAIPYFWLGLIAIALFAVQWSVFPASGGYDNGLVPAFDWPFISSAIYHGILPALTIIISAIAGWILGMRNMMVSVSAEDYVLVAQAKGLPERRVMFSYAARNAILPSISNFALSLGFIVGGTLLVEQVFSYPGIGFILFQGVGAKDYPLMQGVFLIITLAVLAANLLADLIYLLLDPRTRREA, encoded by the coding sequence GTGAGATACCTGATTCAGCGCCTCGGCTTCTATCTCTTCACGGCCTGGGCGGCCATCACCATCAACTTCTTCATCCCCCGGCTGATGCCGGGCGACCCGGTGCAGTCGCTGATCACGCGCTACCAGGGCCAGTTGGACAGCAAGGCGATCGACTCGCTGCGCACCCTCTTCGGGCTGGACAACGAGGCGTCCGTCTGGCAGCAGTACATCGATTACTGGGGCAACCTCTTCAACGGTGACCTCGGTACGTCGTTCACCTACTTCCCCTCCGGCGTCAGCGACATCATCGGGCAGAGCATCTGGTGGACCCTCTGCCTGATGGGGCTGACCACCGTCATCAGCTTCGTGCTCGGCACGGCCATCGGCATCTACGCGGGTTGGCGGCGTGGCTCCTGGCTGGACAACATGCTGCCGGTCACCACGTTCCTGTCCGCCATCCCGTACTTCTGGCTCGGCCTGATCGCCATCGCGCTCTTCGCCGTGCAGTGGTCGGTCTTCCCGGCGTCCGGCGGCTACGACAACGGGCTGGTGCCCGCCTTCGACTGGCCGTTCATCTCCAGCGCCATCTACCACGGCATCCTGCCGGCCCTGACCATCATCATCAGCGCCATCGCCGGCTGGATCCTCGGCATGCGGAACATGATGGTCTCCGTCTCCGCCGAGGACTACGTGCTGGTCGCGCAGGCCAAGGGCCTGCCGGAGCGGCGGGTGATGTTCTCCTACGCGGCCAGGAACGCGATCCTGCCGAGCATCTCCAACTTCGCTTTGTCCCTGGGCTTCATCGTGGGCGGCACCCTGCTGGTCGAGCAGGTGTTCTCCTATCCGGGCATCGGCTTCATCCTCTTCCAGGGCGTCGGCGCCAAGGACTATCCGCTGATGCAGGGTGTGTTCCTGATCATCACCCTCGCGGTGTTGGCGGCCAACCTGTTGGCCGACCTCATCTACCTGCTGCTCGACCCGCGTACCCGAAGGGAGGCGTAA
- a CDS encoding ABC transporter permease has translation MAMQATDSAVATAPEPTAAKRRDRLRFLRNGKTIVGLSILGAFVLLAIFGEALAPYDPSARSENIMQSPSWDHLFGTTQTGQDIFSQILVGTRGVLVVGFVAAILASVLGVLIGVTAGYLGGVGDDVLSSFSNVFLVIPGLPLIIIVTSFLPETNDLTIALVIGLTSWAWGARVLRAQTLSLRNRDYVQAARATGESTPRIIVFELLPNLTPVIASGFIGTVIYAVLSNITLAFIGIADISEWNWGTVLFWAQSNQALAQDAWWWFVPAGLCIALLGTALALINFGIDEFINPRLRNDKANRAVKMRVGFTPVLRTEVQGQATAPGAPLAKVPPPAAPPPEPAPDGTTRKDDPA, from the coding sequence ATGGCCATGCAAGCCACCGACTCGGCCGTTGCCACGGCGCCCGAGCCGACCGCGGCCAAGCGCCGTGACCGGCTGCGCTTCCTGCGCAACGGCAAGACGATCGTCGGCCTCTCCATCCTGGGCGCCTTCGTGCTGCTGGCGATCTTCGGCGAGGCGCTCGCGCCCTACGATCCGTCGGCCCGCAGCGAGAACATCATGCAGTCGCCGTCGTGGGACCACCTCTTCGGTACCACCCAGACCGGGCAGGACATCTTCTCCCAGATCCTGGTCGGCACCAGGGGCGTGCTGGTGGTGGGCTTCGTCGCGGCGATCCTGGCCAGCGTGCTGGGCGTGTTGATCGGCGTGACCGCCGGCTATCTGGGCGGCGTCGGCGACGACGTGCTCTCCTCGTTCAGCAACGTCTTCCTGGTGATCCCCGGGCTGCCGCTGATCATCATCGTCACCAGCTTCCTGCCGGAGACCAACGACCTGACCATCGCGCTGGTGATCGGGTTGACCTCCTGGGCCTGGGGCGCGCGGGTGCTCAGGGCGCAGACGCTGTCGCTGCGCAACCGGGACTACGTCCAGGCGGCCCGCGCGACCGGCGAGAGCACGCCCCGGATCATCGTCTTCGAGCTGCTGCCCAACCTCACCCCGGTGATCGCCTCGGGATTCATCGGCACGGTGATCTACGCGGTGCTCTCCAACATCACGCTGGCGTTCATCGGCATCGCCGACATCTCCGAGTGGAACTGGGGCACCGTCCTCTTCTGGGCGCAGAGCAACCAGGCGCTGGCGCAGGACGCGTGGTGGTGGTTCGTGCCTGCGGGTCTCTGCATCGCGCTGCTGGGCACCGCGCTCGCCCTGATCAACTTCGGCATCGACGAGTTCATCAACCCCCGGCTGCGCAACGACAAGGCCAACCGCGCGGTCAAGATGCGCGTCGGGTTCACCCCCGTGCTCCGCACCGAGGTCCAGGGTCAGGCCACCGCGCCCGGCGCCCCCCTCGCGAAGGTGCCACCGCCCGCCGCGCCGCCACCCGAACCAGCGCCGGACGGCACCACCCGGAAGGACGACCCGGCATGA
- a CDS encoding ABC transporter ATP-binding protein, whose protein sequence is MSSTPPVLEISGLNVNYGLGEKAVHAVRDINLTLHRGEVLGLAGESGSGKSTLAYAVTRLLPPPGVITGGEVRYHPREGAPIDILALEPEQLRAFRWSEISLVFQGAMNSLNPVHTVRSQLTDVIRAHRPDMSKSQRMERAASLLSLVGISADRLGSFPHQLSGGMRQRVMIAMALALDPEIVILDEPTTALDVVMQRQILKQLTRLRNELDFSVVFITHDISLLIEFSDRIAIMYGGRIVEEARAKEIYHTAHHPYSHGLLHSFPALHGPRKELTGIPGSPPDLTAMPSGCAFHPRCPKVFEVCDQRVPVLGPVQGDAGRTVACWLHAEH, encoded by the coding sequence ATGAGCAGCACCCCACCCGTCCTGGAGATCAGCGGGCTGAACGTCAACTACGGGCTGGGCGAGAAGGCCGTGCACGCCGTGCGCGACATCAACCTCACCCTGCACCGCGGCGAGGTGCTCGGCCTGGCAGGTGAGTCGGGCTCAGGCAAGTCGACGCTGGCCTACGCGGTCACCCGGCTGCTGCCCCCGCCCGGCGTCATCACGGGTGGCGAGGTCCGCTACCACCCGAGGGAGGGCGCCCCCATCGACATCCTGGCGCTCGAACCCGAGCAGCTGCGGGCCTTCCGCTGGTCGGAGATCTCGCTGGTGTTCCAGGGCGCGATGAACTCCCTCAACCCGGTGCACACCGTGCGCTCCCAGCTCACCGACGTGATCAGGGCGCACCGGCCCGACATGAGCAAGTCCCAACGGATGGAGCGGGCCGCCTCGTTGCTCTCCCTGGTCGGGATCTCGGCCGACCGGCTCGGCAGCTTTCCGCACCAGCTCTCGGGCGGGATGCGGCAGCGGGTGATGATCGCCATGGCGCTGGCGCTCGATCCGGAGATCGTCATCCTGGACGAGCCGACCACCGCGCTCGACGTGGTGATGCAGCGGCAGATCCTGAAGCAACTCACCCGGCTGCGGAACGAGTTGGACTTCTCGGTGGTGTTCATCACCCATGACATCTCGCTGCTGATCGAGTTCTCCGACCGGATCGCCATCATGTACGGCGGGCGAATCGTGGAGGAGGCGCGCGCCAAGGAGATCTACCACACCGCGCACCACCCCTACAGCCACGGGCTGTTGCACTCCTTCCCGGCCCTGCACGGCCCGCGCAAGGAGCTGACCGGCATCCCCGGCTCGCCCCCCGACCTGACGGCGATGCCCAGCGGCTGTGCCTTCCATCCCCGCTGCCCCAAGGTCTTCGAGGTCTGCGACCAACGGGTTCCCGTGCTCGGCCCCGTCCAGGGCGACGCGGGCCGGACGGTGGCGTGCTGGCTGCATGCCGAGCACTGA
- a CDS encoding GH1 family beta-glucosidase: MSSQATTTAPAGPPRAIPELAENFTWGVATSSYQIEGATDVDGRTPSIWDTFCRVPGAVVNADNGDTACDHYRLMPEDVRLIADLGVDSYRFSLAWPRIQPGGKGPINPKGIAFYDRLVDTLLERGLTPWATLYHWDLPQELEDAGGWPERDTAYRFAEYAEMTYEALGDRVTNWTTLNEPWCSAMLGYHEGIHAPGRKNFGDALHAVHHLLLGHGLAAQRIRAKATNELNLGIVLNLGHGSAATESELDKEAARRSDALGTRLYLDALVHGRYPEDLLAELPSHGIALPVLDGDLETISAPLDLLGVNYYSSHQFSGTDERGGTRDADGHPVVRPVPFGLPRTAMDWEIVPSGLTKLLLRIQRDYGVPTVVTENGAAFDDRVAEDGSVPDADRTSYLARHLAAVAEARAGGADVRGYFAWSLFDNFEWAEGYAKRFGIVRVDYDSQRRTVKDSGAWYRDTVRLTRGG; this comes from the coding sequence ATGTCTTCCCAAGCGACAACGACCGCCCCCGCGGGGCCGCCACGGGCCATCCCCGAACTGGCGGAGAACTTCACCTGGGGTGTCGCCACCTCGTCGTACCAGATCGAGGGCGCCACCGACGTCGACGGCCGGACCCCGTCCATCTGGGACACCTTCTGCCGGGTCCCTGGCGCCGTGGTGAACGCCGACAACGGGGACACGGCCTGCGACCACTACCGGCTGATGCCCGAGGACGTGCGGCTGATCGCCGATCTCGGCGTCGACAGCTACCGCTTCTCGCTGGCCTGGCCGCGTATCCAGCCCGGCGGCAAGGGCCCGATCAACCCGAAGGGCATCGCGTTCTACGACCGGCTGGTCGACACCCTGCTGGAGCGGGGCCTCACGCCCTGGGCCACCCTCTACCACTGGGACCTCCCCCAGGAGTTGGAGGACGCGGGCGGCTGGCCGGAGCGGGACACGGCCTACCGGTTCGCCGAGTACGCCGAGATGACGTACGAGGCGCTCGGCGACCGGGTGACCAACTGGACCACCCTCAACGAGCCCTGGTGCTCCGCCATGCTCGGCTACCACGAGGGCATCCACGCGCCGGGCCGCAAGAACTTCGGCGACGCCCTGCACGCGGTGCACCATCTGCTGCTCGGACACGGCCTGGCGGCCCAGCGCATCCGCGCCAAGGCCACCAACGAGCTGAATCTGGGCATCGTGCTCAACCTCGGCCATGGCAGCGCCGCCACCGAAAGCGAGCTGGACAAGGAGGCGGCGCGCCGCTCCGACGCGCTGGGCACCCGGCTCTATCTCGACGCCCTGGTGCACGGCCGCTACCCGGAGGACCTCCTCGCCGAGCTGCCCTCCCACGGCATCGCGCTGCCGGTGCTCGACGGCGACCTGGAGACCATCTCGGCGCCGCTTGACCTGCTGGGCGTCAACTACTACAGCAGCCACCAGTTCTCCGGCACCGACGAGCGGGGCGGGACGCGCGACGCGGACGGCCACCCGGTGGTGCGCCCGGTGCCCTTCGGCCTGCCGCGCACCGCGATGGACTGGGAGATCGTCCCCTCGGGACTCACCAAGCTGCTGCTCCGCATCCAGCGCGACTACGGCGTGCCCACGGTGGTCACCGAGAACGGCGCCGCGTTCGACGACCGGGTCGCCGAGGACGGCAGCGTCCCCGACGCCGACCGCACCAGCTATCTCGCCCGACACCTGGCGGCCGTCGCCGAGGCCCGCGCCGGCGGCGCCGACGTCCGCGGCTACTTCGCCTGGTCGCTGTTCGACAACTTCGAGTGGGCCGAGGGCTATGCCAAGCGGTTCGGCATCGTCCGCGTCGACTACGACAGCCAGCGGCGCACCGTCAAGGACAGCGGCGCCTGGTACCGCGACACGGTGCGGCTGACCAGGGGCGGTTAG
- the gndA gene encoding NADP-dependent phosphogluconate dehydrogenase: MAEQAQIGVTGLAVMGRNLARNFARRGHTVAVHNRTAAKTRELVKEFGHEGAFVPAESAADFVASLERPRRIVVMVKAGAPTDAVIDEFAELLEPGDMIMDGGNAHYEDTRRREAALRERGLHFVGCGISGGEEGALLGPSIMPGGSKESYEALGPLLESISAQVDGEPCCAHVGPDGAGHFVKMVHNGIEYADMQLIAEAYDLLRRVAGYEPARIAEVFRTWNEGRLDSYLIEITAQVLAHVDAATGKPFVDIVADRAEQKGTGRWTVQTALDLGVPVSGIAEAVFARGLSGHAELREAARALPGPTLPELHPDDAARFADQVEQALYASKIVAYAQGWQLIQSGSEEYGWDIDRASVAAIWRGGCIIRAGFLNGIRRAYTEGGAPVTLLADELFAEALASAQNAWRHVVARATELGVPAPGFSAALAYYDALRAERLPAALIQGQRDYFGAHTYLRTDREGAFHTLWGGDRSERPA, translated from the coding sequence ATGGCTGAGCAGGCCCAGATCGGTGTCACGGGGCTGGCGGTGATGGGACGCAATCTGGCCCGCAACTTCGCGCGCCGTGGTCACACGGTGGCGGTGCACAACCGGACCGCCGCCAAGACGCGGGAGTTGGTCAAGGAGTTCGGCCACGAGGGCGCGTTCGTCCCGGCGGAGTCGGCGGCGGACTTCGTCGCCTCGCTGGAGCGGCCCCGCCGGATCGTGGTGATGGTGAAGGCCGGCGCGCCCACGGACGCGGTGATCGACGAGTTCGCCGAGCTGCTCGAACCCGGCGACATGATCATGGACGGCGGCAACGCGCACTATGAGGACACCCGCCGCCGGGAGGCCGCGCTGCGCGAGCGCGGGCTGCACTTCGTGGGCTGCGGGATCTCCGGCGGTGAGGAGGGCGCGCTGCTGGGCCCGAGCATCATGCCGGGCGGTTCGAAGGAGTCCTACGAGGCGCTGGGGCCGCTGTTGGAGAGCATCTCCGCCCAGGTGGACGGGGAGCCCTGCTGCGCGCACGTCGGTCCCGACGGGGCCGGGCACTTCGTCAAGATGGTGCACAACGGCATCGAGTACGCCGACATGCAGCTGATCGCCGAGGCGTACGACCTGCTGCGGCGGGTGGCCGGCTACGAGCCGGCCCGGATCGCCGAGGTGTTCCGCACCTGGAACGAGGGCCGGCTGGACTCGTACCTGATCGAGATCACCGCCCAGGTGCTGGCGCATGTGGACGCGGCGACCGGCAAGCCGTTCGTGGACATCGTCGCCGACCGCGCCGAGCAGAAGGGCACCGGGCGGTGGACGGTGCAGACCGCGCTGGACCTGGGGGTTCCGGTCTCCGGGATCGCCGAGGCGGTCTTCGCCCGTGGCCTGTCGGGACATGCCGAGCTGCGCGAGGCGGCCCGCGCGCTGCCCGGGCCGACGCTCCCCGAGCTGCACCCGGACGACGCGGCGCGCTTCGCCGACCAGGTCGAACAGGCCCTGTACGCCTCGAAGATCGTGGCCTACGCCCAGGGCTGGCAGCTGATCCAGAGCGGCAGCGAGGAGTACGGCTGGGACATCGACCGGGCCTCGGTGGCCGCGATCTGGCGCGGCGGCTGCATCATCAGGGCGGGGTTCCTCAACGGCATCCGCCGCGCCTACACGGAGGGCGGGGCGCCGGTCACCCTGCTGGCCGACGAGCTGTTCGCCGAGGCGCTGGCCTCGGCGCAGAACGCCTGGCGGCACGTGGTCGCGCGGGCGACCGAGCTGGGCGTTCCGGCGCCCGGGTTCTCGGCCGCGCTCGCCTACTACGACGCGCTGCGCGCCGAGCGGCTGCCGGCCGCGTTGATCCAGGGGCAGCGGGACTACTTCGGGGCGCACACCTATCTGCGCACCGACCGGGAGGGCGCGTTCCACACCCTCTGGGGCGGGGACCGCTCGGAGCGGCCCGCCTGA
- a CDS encoding aldo/keto reductase — MAAAPTHTLVDDHTLPAVGFGTYPLDDAEAERSVADALRLGYRLIDTAVNYRNETGVGRGIAASGVPREEVVLTSKLPGRHHGYEETLASFEESRSRLGVDYLDLYLIHWPNPSVGKYPDSWRAMVKLRDQGLVRSIGVSNFTPTQLARLEQETGVRPAVNQIELHPLFPQVEARAYHAEHGIVTESWSPLGRGSTLLKDERIDEIARAHGVGPAQVILRWHIQLAAVPIPKSADQGRRRDNLDIFGFSLSAEEMATVADRPHRRLGGDPDHHEEM; from the coding sequence GTGGCAGCCGCCCCCACCCATACCCTCGTGGACGACCACACCCTGCCCGCCGTGGGCTTCGGAACGTACCCGTTGGACGACGCCGAGGCGGAGCGGTCGGTGGCCGACGCGCTGCGGCTCGGCTATCGACTGATCGACACGGCGGTGAACTACCGCAACGAGACGGGCGTCGGGCGCGGCATCGCCGCCTCGGGGGTGCCACGCGAGGAGGTGGTGCTGACCTCCAAGCTGCCGGGGCGTCACCACGGCTACGAGGAGACGCTCGCCTCGTTCGAGGAGTCCCGATCCCGCCTCGGCGTCGACTATCTGGACCTGTATCTGATCCACTGGCCAAATCCCAGCGTTGGGAAATACCCGGACTCCTGGCGGGCCATGGTCAAGCTCAGGGACCAGGGTCTGGTGCGCTCGATCGGCGTCTCCAATTTCACGCCGACGCAGCTGGCGCGCCTCGAACAGGAGACCGGCGTGCGGCCCGCGGTCAACCAGATCGAGCTGCATCCGCTGTTTCCGCAGGTCGAAGCCCGTGCGTACCATGCCGAACACGGGATCGTCACGGAGAGTTGGAGCCCGCTCGGCCGAGGCAGCACCCTGCTGAAGGACGAGCGGATCGACGAGATCGCCCGGGCCCACGGGGTGGGACCGGCCCAGGTGATCCTGCGTTGGCACATCCAGCTGGCCGCGGTGCCGATTCCGAAGTCGGCCGACCAGGGGCGCCGGCGTGACAACCTGGATATCTTCGGATTCTCGCTCAGCGCCGAGGAGATGGCCACCGTCGCCGACCGCCCACACCGGCGGCTCGGCGGCGATCCGGACCACCACGAGGAGATGTGA
- a CDS encoding ZIP family metal transporter, which translates to MSEMSWAAVWGLVAGSALLLGAGLGYGARVPRWLIASAMALGSGVLLSAAAFELLDEAFRQSGLLPVVTGTLLGALAYTAGNVWLAGRGARHRKRSGHSPRQRQPSESQQAGSGLALALGALLDGVPESAVIGVSLLDGGAVSLVTVVAVFLGNVPEGLSSAAGMRRAGRGPRYVFGVWGGIAAVSSASALLGYAVLGGFPDSVVAAVTALAAGAILTMVADTMIPEAFDEAHAAVGLILVCGFLLTFALAHG; encoded by the coding sequence ATGTCCGAGATGTCATGGGCCGCCGTCTGGGGCCTGGTCGCCGGCTCGGCCCTGCTGCTGGGCGCGGGGCTGGGGTACGGGGCACGGGTGCCGCGCTGGCTGATCGCCTCGGCGATGGCGCTGGGCTCCGGGGTGCTGCTGTCGGCCGCCGCCTTCGAACTGCTGGACGAGGCGTTCCGGCAGTCGGGGCTGCTGCCCGTGGTGACGGGCACGCTGCTGGGCGCCCTGGCCTACACCGCGGGCAACGTCTGGCTGGCCGGGCGCGGCGCCAGGCACCGCAAGCGCTCCGGCCACTCCCCCCGCCAGCGCCAGCCGTCGGAGTCGCAGCAGGCCGGCTCCGGGCTGGCGTTGGCGTTGGGTGCGCTGCTGGACGGGGTGCCTGAGTCGGCGGTGATCGGGGTGAGCCTGCTGGACGGCGGCGCGGTGTCCCTGGTGACGGTGGTGGCGGTGTTCCTGGGCAATGTGCCGGAGGGGCTCTCCAGCGCCGCCGGGATGCGGCGCGCCGGGCGGGGGCCGCGCTACGTGTTCGGGGTCTGGGGCGGCATCGCCGCCGTCAGCTCGGCCTCGGCGCTGCTGGGGTACGCGGTGCTCGGCGGCTTCCCCGACTCCGTGGTGGCGGCGGTGACGGCGCTGGCCGCCGGCGCGATCCTGACCATGGTCGCCGACACCATGATCCCGGAGGCGTTCGACGAGGCCCATGCGGCGGTCGGGCTGATCCTGGTGTGCGGCTTCCTGCTGACCTTCGCGCTGGCCCACGGCTGA